A stretch of the Acyrthosiphon pisum isolate AL4f chromosome A2, pea_aphid_22Mar2018_4r6ur, whole genome shotgun sequence genome encodes the following:
- the LOC100163790 gene encoding FGGY carbohydrate kinase domain-containing protein isoform X1: MIDAPSFQRRYTCMKNITRNNNNMYFVGVDVGTGSVRAALVDGTGRILKKSTNAIQTWNPEENFYQQSSEDIWRSCCKVVREVTEGVSSEAVGGIGFDATCSLVVVDSDGLPLSVSKNGEREQNVILWMDHRAKKEADLINTTNHRVLKYVGGKISLEMETPKILWLKNNLPKNTFWQKVGRFFDLPDFLTWKATDAVSRSLCTVVCKWTYCADQALGSGWDRSYFEEIGLDDLSQNNWSAIGNEIFEPGRPCGSGLTDNAAREMGLTVGTPVATSLIDAHAGGLGMIGIGSKNPTEFKHRLVMIGGTSTCHMLLSDQEVFVDGVWGPYYGAIVPDLWLLEGGQSATGKLIDHVINTHPAAKHLNVTEDVRAEDYLNGLLVKMAADRGLDAIDRLTEEFHVYPDFHGNRSPVADPTLKGMVVGLTLSVDQENLALIYLATIQALCYGTRHIIGSMEKKSGGSLNVQEILVCGGLCRNRTFLQCQANVAALPVRTSTEDDSVLIGSAMLAAAAWTSSKSSAELRPWSSSLGDAITAMASDARTLHPSLDLQEYHRRKYGVYLEMLKHQNMYKNIMSRNP; encoded by the exons ATGATTGACGCACCTTCCTTCCAACGTAGGTATACGTGTATGAAAAACATTACTAG gaacaataataatatgtatttcgttGGAGTGGACGTCGGGACGGGAAGTGTTCGGGCGGCGTTAGTCGACGGTACAGGACGAATTCTAAAAAAATCTACTAATGCTATTCAAACGTGGAATCCCGAAgaaaatttttatcaacaatcgTCCGAAGACATATGGCGCAGTTGCTGTAAAGTCGTGCGG gAAGTCACCGAAGGAGTATCATCGGAGGCGGTCGGAGGTATCGGATTTGATGCTACGTGTTCTCTAGTAGTCGTGGACAGTGATGGACTACCATTATCAGTAAGCAAAAACG gAGAACGAGAACAAAATGTAATACTGTGGATGGACCATAGGGCAAAGAAGGAAGCGGATCTCATCAACACAACGAATCATCGAGTGTTAAAGTATGTGGGAGGCAAAATATCGTTAGAAATGGAAACGCCGAAAATTCTTtggctaaaaaataatttaccaaaaaaCACGTTTTGGCAAAAAGTGGGTAGGTTCTTCGATTTACCCGACTTCCTTACTTGGAAAGCCACGGATGCCGTCTCCAG gtcACTATGTACGGTTGTCTGCAAATGGACGTACTGTGCAGATCAGGCGTTGGGTAGTGGTTGGGATCGCTCATATTTCGAAGAAATTGGTCTGGACGACTTGAGCCAAAACAATTGGTCGGCGATAG GCAACGAAATATTTGAGCCAGGACGACCATGTGGCAGTGGGTTGACCGATAACGCAGCCCGTGAAATGGGACTAACCGTTGGAACTCCGGTGGCCACATCATTGATTGATGCACATGCCGGAGGACTGGGAATGATCGGGATTGGATCAAAAAATCCGACTGAATTCAAACACCGATTGG TGATGATTGGGGGCACGTCGACATGTCATATGTTACTCAGCGACCAAGAAGTATTCGTAGACGGTGTCTGGGGGCCATACTACGGTGCCATAGTACCGGACCTGTGGCTTCTGGAAGGCGGCCAATCAGCCACGGGCAAGCTGATCGATCACGTGATCAACACTCATCCGGCCGCCAAACATCTGAACGTCACGGAAGACGt GAGAGCGGAAGACTACCTGAACGGGTTACTCGTGAAAATGGCTGCAGACAGAGGTTTGGATGCAATCGATAGGTTAACCGAAGAGTTTCACGTATATCCTGATTTTCACGGCAACCGATCGCCCGTAGCGGATCCTACGCTTAAAGGAATG GTGGTCGGGTTGACGCTATCCGTGGACCAAGAGAACTTGGCACTTATATATCTGGCAACGATACAGGCGCTgtgt TACGGGACCAGGCACATCATAGGATCGATGGAGAAAAAGAGCGGAGGATCGTTAAACGTGCAAGAGATCCTCGTGTGCGGCGGACTCTGCCGAAACCGGACGTTTTTACAGTGTCAGGCTAACGTCGCCGCGCTACCAGTACGTACTTCCACGGAAGACGACTCCGTCCTGATCGGTTCAGCCATGTTGGCCGCAGCCGCGTGGACGTCGTCCAAATCATCGGCTGAACTCCGCCCGTGGTCTTCATCACTCGGGGACGCCATTACGGCAATGGCCAGCGACGCGCGCACTCTACACCCTTCGTTGGATTTGCAGGA
- the LOC100167863 gene encoding uncharacterized protein LOC100167863, which translates to MGSYKLYVAVMAIAIAVVQEVRCDWSAAEPYDEQEEASVELPMEHRQCDEYKSKIWDKAFSNQEAMQLMELTFNTGKELGSHEVCSDTTRAIFNFVDVMATNQNAHYSLGMMNKMLAFIIREVDTTSNKFKETKEVFERIAKTPEIRDYIKHTTARTVDLLKEPVIRGRLFKVVKAFEGLIKPSENEELVKQRLKRITNAPAKMAMGAINKFGSFLRRF; encoded by the exons ATGGGAAGTTACAAATTATACGTAGCCGTCATGGCAATAGCCATAGCTGTAGTACag GAAGTTAGATGCGATTGGTCTGCCGCTGAACCGTACGATGAGCAGGAAGAAGCGTCTGTCGAATTACCGATGGAGCACCGTCAGTGCGATGAATACAAATCGAAGATCTGGGACAAAGCATTTAGCAACCAGGAGGCTATGCAGCTGATGGAACTAACGTTTAATACAGGTAAGGAATTAGGCTCCCACGAAGTGTGCTCGGACACGACGCGGGCCATTTTTAACTTCGTCGATGTGATGGCCACCAACCAGAACGCCCATTACTCGCTGGGTATGATGAACAAGATGTTGGCGTTCATCATAAGAGAGGTGGACACGACGTCCAACAAATTCAAAGAGACGAAGGAGGTTTTCGAACGCATCGCGAAAACTCCAGAGATCCGAGACTATATCAAGCACACGACCGCCCGGACCGTCGACTTGCTCAAAGAGCCCGTGATTAGAGGCCGACTGTTCAAAGTGGTGAAAGCCTTCGAGGGTCTGATAAAACCGTCCGAAAACGAGGAATTGGTCAAGCAGAGGCTTAAGAGGATAACCAATGCTCCCGCCAAGATGGCTATGGGAGCCATAAATAAGTTTGGAAGTTTCCTTCGACGTTTTTAA
- the LOC100163790 gene encoding FGGY carbohydrate kinase domain-containing protein isoform X2, with the protein MYFVGVDVGTGSVRAALVDGTGRILKKSTNAIQTWNPEENFYQQSSEDIWRSCCKVVREVTEGVSSEAVGGIGFDATCSLVVVDSDGLPLSVSKNGEREQNVILWMDHRAKKEADLINTTNHRVLKYVGGKISLEMETPKILWLKNNLPKNTFWQKVGRFFDLPDFLTWKATDAVSRSLCTVVCKWTYCADQALGSGWDRSYFEEIGLDDLSQNNWSAIGNEIFEPGRPCGSGLTDNAAREMGLTVGTPVATSLIDAHAGGLGMIGIGSKNPTEFKHRLVMIGGTSTCHMLLSDQEVFVDGVWGPYYGAIVPDLWLLEGGQSATGKLIDHVINTHPAAKHLNVTEDVRAEDYLNGLLVKMAADRGLDAIDRLTEEFHVYPDFHGNRSPVADPTLKGMVVGLTLSVDQENLALIYLATIQALCYGTRHIIGSMEKKSGGSLNVQEILVCGGLCRNRTFLQCQANVAALPVRTSTEDDSVLIGSAMLAAAAWTSSKSSAELRPWSSSLGDAITAMASDARTLHPSLDLQEYHRRKYGVYLEMLKHQNMYKNIMSRNP; encoded by the exons atgtatttcgttGGAGTGGACGTCGGGACGGGAAGTGTTCGGGCGGCGTTAGTCGACGGTACAGGACGAATTCTAAAAAAATCTACTAATGCTATTCAAACGTGGAATCCCGAAgaaaatttttatcaacaatcgTCCGAAGACATATGGCGCAGTTGCTGTAAAGTCGTGCGG gAAGTCACCGAAGGAGTATCATCGGAGGCGGTCGGAGGTATCGGATTTGATGCTACGTGTTCTCTAGTAGTCGTGGACAGTGATGGACTACCATTATCAGTAAGCAAAAACG gAGAACGAGAACAAAATGTAATACTGTGGATGGACCATAGGGCAAAGAAGGAAGCGGATCTCATCAACACAACGAATCATCGAGTGTTAAAGTATGTGGGAGGCAAAATATCGTTAGAAATGGAAACGCCGAAAATTCTTtggctaaaaaataatttaccaaaaaaCACGTTTTGGCAAAAAGTGGGTAGGTTCTTCGATTTACCCGACTTCCTTACTTGGAAAGCCACGGATGCCGTCTCCAG gtcACTATGTACGGTTGTCTGCAAATGGACGTACTGTGCAGATCAGGCGTTGGGTAGTGGTTGGGATCGCTCATATTTCGAAGAAATTGGTCTGGACGACTTGAGCCAAAACAATTGGTCGGCGATAG GCAACGAAATATTTGAGCCAGGACGACCATGTGGCAGTGGGTTGACCGATAACGCAGCCCGTGAAATGGGACTAACCGTTGGAACTCCGGTGGCCACATCATTGATTGATGCACATGCCGGAGGACTGGGAATGATCGGGATTGGATCAAAAAATCCGACTGAATTCAAACACCGATTGG TGATGATTGGGGGCACGTCGACATGTCATATGTTACTCAGCGACCAAGAAGTATTCGTAGACGGTGTCTGGGGGCCATACTACGGTGCCATAGTACCGGACCTGTGGCTTCTGGAAGGCGGCCAATCAGCCACGGGCAAGCTGATCGATCACGTGATCAACACTCATCCGGCCGCCAAACATCTGAACGTCACGGAAGACGt GAGAGCGGAAGACTACCTGAACGGGTTACTCGTGAAAATGGCTGCAGACAGAGGTTTGGATGCAATCGATAGGTTAACCGAAGAGTTTCACGTATATCCTGATTTTCACGGCAACCGATCGCCCGTAGCGGATCCTACGCTTAAAGGAATG GTGGTCGGGTTGACGCTATCCGTGGACCAAGAGAACTTGGCACTTATATATCTGGCAACGATACAGGCGCTgtgt TACGGGACCAGGCACATCATAGGATCGATGGAGAAAAAGAGCGGAGGATCGTTAAACGTGCAAGAGATCCTCGTGTGCGGCGGACTCTGCCGAAACCGGACGTTTTTACAGTGTCAGGCTAACGTCGCCGCGCTACCAGTACGTACTTCCACGGAAGACGACTCCGTCCTGATCGGTTCAGCCATGTTGGCCGCAGCCGCGTGGACGTCGTCCAAATCATCGGCTGAACTCCGCCCGTGGTCTTCATCACTCGGGGACGCCATTACGGCAATGGCCAGCGACGCGCGCACTCTACACCCTTCGTTGGATTTGCAGGA